Proteins co-encoded in one Juglans regia cultivar Chandler chromosome 16, Walnut 2.0, whole genome shotgun sequence genomic window:
- the LOC108989804 gene encoding zinc finger protein 5-like: MTKGESNPSSPIWDVENGHSASSCADEKKLKLFGFDLKPYYNKIKNESNLKGHADGDYESANSSSTSASSGRDQKPASKESLAAGGPADDNKRFECQYCFKEFANSQALGGHQNAHKKERMKKKRLQLQARKASSINCYLQPLKNNLLHGFPSNGPMPLLYSSTPPSCSTTSDHQFKLYDHESQICFNPFDDHQDTLHLRTGSRLSKWYAVPAAHISFQQDSRTFSLTHSTDRSGENRHAVVFKPSSPLPSSQQSFKSLDLQLGLGIQSNIRS, translated from the coding sequence ATGACAAAGGGTGAGTCTAATCCATCATCTCCCATATGGGATGTAGAAAATGGACATTCTGCCTCTTCTTGTGCTGATGAGAAGAAACTCAAATTATTTGGTTTTGATCTGAAGCCATATTATAATAAGATCAAGAACGAGAGCAATCTGAAAGGCCATGCGGATGGAGATTATGAGAGTGCAAACTCATCTTCAACATCAGCTTCCTCTGGAAGAGATCAGAAACCAGCTTCCAAGGAGAGCTTAGCAGCCGGGGGCCCTGCAGATGACAATAAAAGATTTGAGTGCCAATATTGTTTCAAGGAATTCGCAAACTCACAGGCATTGGGAGGCCATCAAAATGCCCATAAGAAggagaggatgaagaagaagaggttgCAGCTTCAAGCCAGGAAGGCCAGCAGTATCAACTGTTACCTACAACCTCTGAAAAACAACCTGCTGCATGGTTTTCCATCCAACGGTCCTATGCCTTTGCTTTACAGTAGTACTCCCCCATCTTGTAGTACTACTAGTGATCATCAGTTCAAACTCTATGATCATGAATCTCAGATTTGTTTCAATCCCTTTGATGATCATCAAGATACCCTGCATCTTCGAACTGGGTCAAGGTTATCAAAGTGGTATGCTGTACCTGCTGCTCACATATCTTTCCAACAAGATTCACGTACCTTCAGTTTAACACATAGTACTGACAGATCCGGAGAGAACAGGCATGCAGTTGTCTTTAAGCCCTCTTCTCCTTTACCCTCTTCCCAGCAGAGTTTTAAATCTCTGGATCTTCAATTAGGTCTAGGCATTCAATCAAATATACGAAGCTAG